Proteins from one Chanodichthys erythropterus isolate Z2021 chromosome 15, ASM2448905v1, whole genome shotgun sequence genomic window:
- the LOC137037228 gene encoding progranulin-like encodes MVPVLMLLMAALVAADETLMDLSDSESVSVVHCDAATVCPDGTTCCLSPYGVWSCCPFSMGQCCRDGVHCCRHGYHCDSTSTHCLRGWLRLPSSPQPASRAIQKTQDLERQNEIETVHCEGNVYCPAEKFCCKTATGQWGCCSELVL; translated from the exons ATGGTTCCAGTGTTGATGTTACTCATGGCAGCTCTTGTAGCTGCAGATGAGACACTGATGGATCTCTCTGATAGTGAGTCTGTCTCTGTGGTTCACTGTGATGCTGCTACTGTGTGTCCTGATGGAACAACATGCTGTCTGAGTCCTTATGGAGTGTGGAGCTGCTGTCCATTCTCAATG GGTCAGTGCTGCAGAGATGGAGTTCATTGCTGCCGTCATGGTTATCACTGCGATTCGACATCGACCCACTGTTTGAGGGGGTGGTTGAGATTGCCGTCTTCTCCTCAGCCGGCCTCCAGAGCTATCCAGAAAACTCAG GATCTTGAAAGGCAGAACGAAATTGAAACCGTTCACTGTGAAGGAAATGTCTACTGCCCAGCTGAGAAGTTCTGCTGCAAGACTGCGACTGGCCAGTGGGGGTGCTGCAGCG AGTTGGTGTTGTAA